From one Pseudomonas sp. B21-048 genomic stretch:
- a CDS encoding acyl carrier protein — protein MRAQLNDVVQEFIVSNGKIAHSYFSLSEKIIDSLCDSNTAKESILMRLLEQAESVTAHYFNAHQQVLEGVYAHGLEAPVNKSLAVLEPAHSNSVLQASAPVAEQTPALSYGQWLRAEISSVTGFKKGQIDFDQSFESLGIDSLGLVDIFESLAQHFPEKKALTSLLFDAPTPTALLARLEANPQAPAVDIEAWVLEQLANITGFTVDQIDPKQSYESLGMDSLVQLDFLESVVSVWPQLKANSTELVNAKLPHETIALIKTALVSPESTPTTSSEEQSPATTDAQGQISNLLFNALSPLVPGVPQSIDIETPFAQLGLNGFAREALCQSMAQQCSASEFAGEALMSRRTPQDALSLLARLS, from the coding sequence ATGCGCGCCCAACTCAATGATGTTGTGCAGGAATTCATCGTGTCCAATGGAAAAATAGCGCATAGCTATTTCTCCCTCTCAGAGAAAATCATTGATTCACTGTGCGATTCCAATACAGCAAAAGAATCAATATTGATGCGTTTGCTCGAGCAGGCCGAATCCGTCACTGCGCATTACTTCAATGCGCATCAACAAGTTCTGGAGGGCGTTTATGCCCATGGGCTTGAAGCCCCCGTCAATAAAAGCCTTGCGGTGCTGGAGCCGGCACACTCGAACTCGGTATTGCAGGCATCGGCACCCGTTGCCGAACAAACGCCGGCACTTAGCTACGGGCAATGGTTGCGCGCCGAAATAAGCTCGGTGACTGGATTCAAAAAGGGCCAGATCGACTTTGATCAAAGTTTCGAGAGTCTGGGCATCGACTCGCTGGGGTTGGTCGATATTTTCGAATCCCTAGCCCAGCACTTCCCGGAAAAGAAAGCGCTTACCTCGCTACTCTTTGATGCTCCCACCCCTACCGCCTTGCTGGCACGGCTTGAAGCCAATCCGCAGGCGCCTGCCGTGGATATCGAAGCGTGGGTACTTGAACAACTGGCAAATATCACCGGTTTTACGGTGGACCAGATCGACCCGAAACAAAGCTATGAAAGCCTGGGCATGGACTCTCTGGTGCAACTGGACTTCCTGGAATCGGTCGTTTCCGTGTGGCCGCAACTCAAGGCCAACAGCACTGAACTGGTCAACGCCAAGTTGCCGCATGAAACAATCGCCCTGATTAAAACCGCCCTGGTCAGCCCCGAGTCAACACCGACAACATCCTCTGAAGAGCAATCACCTGCCACAACGGACGCTCAAGGGCAGATAAGCAATCTGCTGTTCAACGCCCTGTCCCCCCTGGTCCCGGGCGTGCCACAGTCGATCGACATTGAGACGCCCTTTGCGCAGTTGGGGCTCAACGGTTTTGCCCGAGAAGCACTCTGCCAATCAATGGCGCAACAGTGTTCTGCCAGCGAGTTTGCCGGTGAAGCGCTGATGTCGCGGCGTACGCCACAGGACGCCTTGTCGCTTCTGGCAAGACTGAGCTGA